A genomic stretch from Mycobacterium paraterrae includes:
- a CDS encoding L,D-transpeptidase has product MTTERGDSPVTRRRALTTLAVSVFAPSVLAACGGPSAKEAEKAKPPAQAALTFRPADKATKVLPTAPISVEVRDGWFQHVALTNADGKVVAGTLNRDRTIYTITEPLGYDGTYTWTGSAVGHDGKPVPVKGEISTIAPTKVIDGGFQLADGQTVGVATPIIIQFDAPIADKAAVERALKITTEPPVEGSWAWLPDEAQGARVHYRTREYYPAGTKVNVEAKLYGLAFGDGAYGKQDMSLKIDIGRRQVVKAEVSSHRIQVVRDEGVIMDFPCSYGEADKPRNVTRNGIHVVSEKYSDFYMSNPAAGYSHVHERWAVRISNNGEFIHANPSSAGAQGNSNVTNGCINLSTSDAEQYFASAIYGDPVEVTGSTIELSYADGDIWDWAVDWNTWVGMSALPAPSGAKPSPVSVPRSAPATPRDAPTLSGTPTTTTSPAGPGG; this is encoded by the coding sequence GTGACCACAGAGCGCGGCGACTCGCCGGTGACCCGGCGCCGGGCCCTTACCACCCTGGCAGTCAGCGTTTTTGCGCCCAGCGTGCTGGCCGCGTGCGGCGGACCGTCGGCCAAGGAGGCCGAAAAGGCCAAGCCTCCGGCGCAGGCCGCGCTGACGTTCCGCCCGGCCGACAAAGCCACCAAGGTGCTGCCGACCGCGCCGATCAGCGTCGAAGTGCGCGACGGCTGGTTCCAGCACGTCGCGCTGACCAACGCGGACGGCAAGGTGGTCGCCGGCACCCTCAACCGCGACCGGACGATCTACACGATCACCGAGCCGCTGGGGTACGACGGCACGTACACCTGGACCGGGTCAGCGGTCGGCCACGACGGCAAGCCCGTCCCGGTCAAGGGCGAGATCTCCACGATCGCGCCCACCAAGGTGATCGACGGCGGATTCCAGCTCGCCGACGGCCAGACCGTCGGGGTCGCGACGCCTATCATCATCCAGTTCGATGCGCCGATCGCGGACAAGGCCGCCGTCGAGCGCGCCCTGAAGATCACCACCGAGCCGCCCGTCGAGGGCAGCTGGGCGTGGCTGCCCGACGAGGCGCAGGGCGCCCGGGTGCACTACCGCACTCGCGAGTACTACCCGGCCGGCACCAAGGTCAACGTCGAGGCCAAGCTCTACGGGCTGGCCTTCGGCGACGGCGCCTACGGCAAACAGGACATGAGCCTGAAGATCGACATCGGTCGTCGTCAGGTGGTGAAGGCCGAAGTCTCCTCGCACCGCATCCAGGTGGTCCGCGACGAGGGCGTGATCATGGACTTTCCGTGCAGCTACGGCGAAGCCGACAAGCCCCGCAACGTGACCCGCAACGGGATCCACGTGGTCAGCGAGAAGTACTCGGACTTCTACATGTCCAACCCGGCGGCCGGCTACAGCCACGTCCACGAGCGCTGGGCGGTGCGGATCTCCAACAACGGCGAGTTCATCCACGCCAACCCGTCGAGCGCCGGCGCGCAGGGCAACAGCAACGTCACCAACGGCTGCATCAACCTCTCGACGTCCGACGCCGAGCAGTACTTTGCCAGCGCGATCTACGGCGATCCGGTCGAGGTCACCGGCAGCACCATCGAGTTGTCCTACGCCGACGGCGATATCTGGGACTGGGCTGTCGACTGGAACACCTGGGTCGGGATGTCGGCCCTACCGGCGCCCAGCGGCGCCAAGCCATCGCCGGTATCGGTTCCGCGCAGCGCCCCAGCCACTCCGCGCGACGCGCCGACGCTGTCCGGCACACCGACTACGACGACTAGTCCTGCGGGGCCCGGCGGCTGA
- a CDS encoding SDR family NAD(P)-dependent oxidoreductase: protein MSSRNPHPTASDDPNGDQPVAVVTGASAGIGEATARALAAQGFHVVAVARRADRIKALAAEIGGSAVVADVTDDAAVDALAAGLGRVDVLVNNAGGAKGLAPVAEADLDHWRWMWETNVLGTLRVTRALLPKLIASGDGLIVTVTSIAALETYDNGSGYTAAKHAEGVLHRTLRGELLGKPVRLTEIAPGAVQTEFSLVRFDGDQDRADAVYQGITPLTAADVAEVIGFVASRPSHVDLDLIVIRPRDQAPGSRFSRRAPQD from the coding sequence ATGAGTTCCCGTAATCCGCATCCGACCGCCTCTGACGACCCGAACGGCGACCAACCCGTCGCGGTCGTCACCGGTGCCAGCGCGGGTATCGGCGAGGCGACCGCGAGAGCTCTTGCAGCGCAAGGCTTTCACGTGGTCGCGGTGGCACGACGGGCCGACCGGATCAAGGCGCTGGCTGCCGAAATCGGCGGATCCGCGGTTGTGGCCGACGTCACGGACGATGCCGCCGTCGACGCCTTGGCCGCCGGGCTGGGGCGGGTAGATGTGCTGGTCAACAATGCCGGCGGCGCCAAGGGCCTGGCGCCGGTGGCCGAGGCTGATCTCGACCACTGGCGCTGGATGTGGGAGACCAACGTGCTGGGCACGCTGCGGGTCACCCGGGCGCTGCTGCCCAAGCTGATCGCATCGGGCGACGGCCTGATCGTCACCGTGACCTCGATCGCAGCGCTGGAGACCTACGACAACGGCTCGGGCTACACCGCCGCCAAGCACGCCGAGGGAGTGCTGCACCGCACGCTACGCGGCGAGCTACTCGGAAAGCCCGTGCGGCTCACCGAAATTGCACCCGGGGCCGTGCAGACGGAGTTCTCGCTGGTGCGTTTCGACGGTGATCAGGACCGTGCCGACGCGGTGTACCAGGGCATCACACCGTTGACCGCGGCTGACGTCGCCGAAGTGATCGGCTTTGTGGCGTCGCGGCCGTCGCACGTCGACCTGGACCTGATCGTGATCCGGCCTCGCGATCAGGCGCCGGGCAGCCGGTTCAGCCGCCGGGCCCCGCAGGACTAG
- the regX gene encoding two-component sensory transduction protein RegX — translation MTSVLIVEDEESLADPLAFLLRKEGFEATVVTDGQTALAEFDRSGADIVLLDLMLPGMSGTDVCKQLRSRSSVPVIMVTARDSEIDKVVGLELGADDYVTKPYSARELIARIRAVLRRGGDDDSEVTDGVLESGPVRMDVERHVVSVNGEAITLPLKEFDLLEYLMRNSGRVLTRGQLIDRVWGADYVGDTKTLDVHVKRLRSKIESDPANPIHLVTVRGLGYKLEG, via the coding sequence GTGACAAGTGTCCTGATCGTGGAGGACGAAGAATCGCTGGCGGATCCGCTGGCGTTCCTGCTCCGCAAGGAAGGCTTCGAGGCCACCGTGGTGACCGACGGCCAGACCGCTCTGGCCGAATTCGACAGATCCGGCGCCGACATTGTGCTGCTCGACCTGATGCTACCGGGCATGTCGGGCACCGACGTGTGCAAGCAGTTGCGGTCGCGCTCCAGCGTGCCGGTGATTATGGTGACCGCTCGCGACAGCGAGATCGACAAGGTGGTTGGTTTGGAGCTGGGCGCGGATGACTACGTCACCAAGCCCTATTCGGCCCGCGAGTTGATTGCCCGCATCCGCGCGGTGCTACGCCGCGGCGGCGATGACGACTCCGAAGTCACCGACGGCGTGCTGGAGTCCGGCCCGGTCCGGATGGATGTAGAGCGTCACGTCGTTTCGGTGAACGGTGAGGCAATTACGTTGCCGCTCAAGGAGTTCGACCTACTCGAATACCTGATGCGCAACAGTGGCCGAGTGCTGACACGTGGACAGTTGATCGACCGGGTGTGGGGTGCCGACTATGTCGGCGACACCAAGACGCTCGACGTCCACGTCAAGCGGCTGCGCTCCAAGATCGAGTCCGATCCGGCAAACCCGATCCACTTGGTGACCGTGCGCGGCCTCGGCTACAAGCTCGAAGGCTAG
- a CDS encoding Ppx/GppA phosphatase family protein, whose translation MRLGVLDVGSNTVNLLVVDARRGGHPTPMSSTKATLRLAESIDNSGKITRKGADKLIETIEEFEKIADSSGCAELMAFATSAVRDAKNSDDLLSRVRKETGVQLQVLRGVDESRLTFLAVRRWYGWSAGRIINLDIGGGSLELSNGVDEEPEVAMSLPLGAGRLTREWLNDDPPGRRRVGMLRDWLDAELADAATKMLDAGSPDLAVATSKTFRSLARLTGAAPSAAGPRVKRTLTANGLRQLISFISRMTTADRAELEGVSAERAPQIVAGALVAEASMRALSIETVDICPWALREGLILRKLDSEADGTALVETSVRDAGGRQANRNGGKK comes from the coding sequence GTGCGATTAGGTGTTCTCGACGTCGGCAGCAACACGGTGAACCTGCTCGTGGTGGACGCTCGTCGCGGCGGCCATCCCACGCCGATGAGTTCGACCAAAGCCACGCTGCGTTTGGCCGAGTCGATCGACAACTCCGGCAAGATCACCCGCAAGGGCGCCGACAAGCTGATCGAGACGATCGAGGAATTCGAAAAGATCGCCGACAGCTCCGGTTGCGCAGAATTGATGGCCTTCGCCACCTCAGCGGTGCGCGACGCCAAGAACTCCGACGACCTGCTGTCCCGGGTCCGCAAGGAGACCGGCGTCCAGCTACAGGTACTCCGCGGCGTCGACGAATCGCGGCTGACGTTCCTCGCGGTCCGCCGCTGGTACGGCTGGAGCGCGGGCCGGATCATCAACCTCGACATCGGTGGCGGCTCGCTGGAGTTGTCCAACGGCGTCGACGAGGAGCCCGAGGTCGCGATGTCATTGCCGCTGGGGGCCGGGCGGCTGACCCGCGAATGGCTCAACGACGACCCACCGGGCCGGCGCCGTGTCGGCATGCTGCGTGATTGGTTGGACGCCGAACTGGCCGATGCGGCCACCAAAATGCTTGACGCGGGCAGCCCCGATCTGGCGGTTGCGACCTCGAAGACATTTCGTTCGCTGGCCCGCCTCACCGGCGCGGCGCCATCGGCGGCGGGGCCCCGCGTCAAGAGAACGCTAACGGCAAATGGCCTCAGACAACTCATATCTTTCATCTCTAGGATGACGACCGCTGACCGTGCAGAACTGGAAGGGGTGAGCGCCGAGCGAGCGCCGCAAATCGTGGCAGGAGCTCTGGTCGCAGAGGCGAGTATGCGAGCGCTGTCGATAGAAACGGTGGACATTTGCCCGTGGGCGCTACGAGAAGGTCTCATTTTGCGCAAACTCGACAGTGAAGCTGACGGAACCGCTCTCGTAGAGACGTCGGTGCGGGATGCTGGAGGTCGGCAAGCCAATCGGAACGGTGGCAAGAAATGA
- the mshA gene encoding D-inositol-3-phosphate glycosyltransferase has protein sequence MRLWPALHDGGVGSSDLTDPRRVAVLAVHTSPLAQPGVGDAGGMNVYVLQSALHMARRGVEVEIFTRATASTDPPIARVAPGVLVRNVVAGPFEGLDKYELPTQLCAFAAGVLRAEAAHEPGYYDIVHSHYWLSGQVGWLARDRWSVPLVHTAHTLAAVKNAALAEGDTPEPPLRTVGEQQVVDEADRLIANTDDEAAQLVSLHHADPARIDIAHPGVDLDVFRPGDRRAARAELGLPPDQDVVAFVGRIQPLKGPDVLLRAAAKLPRVHVVVAGGPSGSGLAVPDGLVRLAADLGISDRVTFLPPQSREDLVTVFRAVDLVAVPSYSESFGLVALEAQACGTPVVAAAVGGLPVAVRDGVTGALVSGHDADRWAHAIDETLKLGPEALGPAAVAHAKDFSWDNTVDSLLASYRRAIGDFTARRAMRALPSTRRSAQAGRLPSRRKAWA, from the coding sequence CTGCGTCTCTGGCCAGCCCTGCATGATGGCGGGGTGGGTTCCTCTGATCTGACCGATCCGCGTCGCGTCGCGGTGCTCGCGGTGCACACGTCGCCGCTCGCCCAGCCCGGCGTCGGCGATGCCGGCGGCATGAACGTTTACGTGCTGCAGAGCGCGCTGCACATGGCCCGCCGCGGCGTCGAGGTGGAAATCTTCACCCGGGCGACCGCGTCCACCGATCCCCCCATCGCGCGGGTCGCCCCCGGCGTGCTGGTACGCAACGTGGTGGCCGGACCGTTCGAAGGCCTGGACAAGTACGAATTGCCGACGCAGCTGTGCGCGTTCGCGGCCGGCGTACTGCGGGCCGAGGCCGCCCATGAGCCCGGCTATTACGACATCGTGCACTCGCACTACTGGCTGTCCGGTCAGGTCGGCTGGCTGGCCCGCGACCGCTGGTCAGTCCCGCTAGTGCACACCGCGCACACTCTGGCCGCGGTGAAGAACGCGGCACTGGCCGAGGGCGACACCCCGGAGCCGCCGCTCCGCACGGTCGGCGAGCAGCAGGTGGTCGACGAGGCCGACCGGCTGATCGCCAACACCGATGACGAAGCCGCGCAACTGGTTTCGCTGCATCATGCCGATCCCGCGCGGATCGACATCGCCCACCCCGGCGTGGACCTCGACGTGTTTCGTCCCGGCGACCGCCGCGCCGCGCGGGCCGAACTCGGCTTGCCCCCCGACCAGGATGTGGTGGCGTTCGTGGGGCGCATCCAACCGCTCAAGGGTCCCGACGTGTTGTTGCGTGCGGCGGCCAAGCTGCCCCGGGTTCATGTGGTGGTGGCCGGCGGGCCGTCGGGCAGCGGGCTGGCGGTTCCCGACGGCCTGGTTCGGCTCGCCGCCGATCTGGGTATCTCTGACCGGGTGACGTTCTTGCCCCCGCAGTCGCGGGAAGATCTCGTCACCGTGTTCCGGGCCGTCGACCTGGTGGCGGTGCCGAGCTACTCGGAATCGTTCGGTCTGGTGGCGTTGGAGGCGCAGGCATGCGGCACGCCCGTGGTTGCCGCGGCGGTAGGCGGCTTGCCGGTAGCGGTGCGCGACGGCGTCACCGGCGCGCTGGTGTCCGGCCACGACGCCGACCGGTGGGCGCACGCGATCGACGAGACGCTGAAGCTCGGCCCAGAAGCGTTGGGGCCGGCCGCGGTTGCGCACGCCAAGGACTTCTCCTGGGACAACACCGTCGACTCACTGCTGGCCAGCTACCGCCGGGCGATCGGTGACTTCACCGCACGCCGCGCGATGCGTGCGCTGCCCTCGACGCGGCGGTCCGCGCAGGCGGGACGACTGCCGTCGCGACGCAAGGCATGGGCATGA
- a CDS encoding phosphoglyceromutase, whose amino-acid sequence MGDAAATLVLLRHGESEWNASNQFTGWVDVNLTDKGRREAVRGGELLAEHDLLPDVLYTSLLRRAITTAHLALDTADRLWIPVHRTWRLNERHYGALQGLDKSEIKERYGDEQFMTWRRSYDTPPPPIEKGSKYSQDTDPRYVDIGGGPLTECLADVVARFLPYFTDVIMPDLRVGKTVLIAAHGNSLRALVKYLDGMSDAEVTGLNIPTGIPLRYDLGADMRPLVPGGSYLDPDAAAAGAAAVASQGAK is encoded by the coding sequence ATGGGAGACGCTGCTGCAACGCTGGTTCTGCTCCGCCACGGTGAAAGCGAATGGAACGCCAGTAACCAGTTCACCGGCTGGGTGGACGTCAACCTGACCGACAAGGGCCGCCGTGAAGCGGTCCGCGGCGGTGAATTGCTCGCCGAGCACGACCTGTTGCCCGACGTGCTGTACACCTCGCTGCTGCGCCGCGCGATCACCACCGCGCACCTAGCGCTGGATACCGCGGACCGGCTGTGGATCCCGGTGCACCGCACCTGGCGGCTCAACGAGCGGCACTACGGGGCCCTGCAGGGTCTCGACAAGTCCGAGATCAAGGAACGCTACGGCGACGAGCAGTTCATGACCTGGCGGCGCAGCTACGACACCCCGCCGCCGCCCATCGAAAAAGGCAGCAAGTACAGCCAGGACACCGACCCGCGCTACGTCGACATCGGGGGTGGCCCGCTCACCGAATGCCTGGCCGACGTGGTGGCCCGCTTCCTGCCGTACTTCACCGACGTCATCATGCCTGACCTGCGGGTCGGCAAGACGGTTCTGATCGCTGCGCACGGAAACTCGCTACGCGCCCTGGTGAAGTACCTCGACGGCATGTCCGACGCCGAGGTGACCGGTTTGAACATTCCGACCGGAATTCCTTTGCGCTACGACTTGGGCGCCGATATGCGCCCGTTGGTGCCCGGCGGCAGCTACCTCGACCCGGATGCGGCAGCGGCCGGTGCGGCCGCCGTGGCCAGCCAAGGCGCGAAGTAG
- a CDS encoding sensor histidine kinase, with protein MTVFSALSLAGVSFLAALAVGITVGAHLAPRAIERRQREAVEAAGITVAQMLDCIVALMPLGAAVVDRHRDVVYHNERARELGLVRERQLDDEAWKAARKTLADGADVEFDVLPGKRQAPGRAGLSVHGQARLLSEEDRRFAVVFVYDHSEYARMEATRRDFVANVSHELKTPVGAMSVLAEALLSSADDPETVRRFGEKVLVEATRLGNMVSELIELSRLQGAERMPDMGAVDVDSVVAEAISRHKVAAENADIVVRTDDASGLRMHGEQALLVTALANLVSNAIAYSPRGSLVSISRRRRGDNIEIAVTDRGIGIDRKDQERVFERFFRADKARSRATGGTGLGLAIVKHVAANHGGSIGLWSQLGTGSTFTLSIPAYAGDVEPTELPPERESRPMKPLREPQREEELHR; from the coding sequence GTGACCGTGTTCTCGGCCCTGTCACTGGCCGGGGTTTCGTTTCTCGCGGCCTTGGCCGTCGGGATCACCGTCGGCGCGCACTTGGCGCCGAGGGCGATCGAGCGACGGCAACGGGAGGCCGTCGAAGCGGCCGGAATCACGGTCGCGCAGATGCTTGATTGCATTGTCGCGTTGATGCCTCTGGGAGCCGCCGTCGTCGATCGGCACCGCGACGTCGTCTACCACAACGAACGGGCCAGAGAGCTGGGTCTGGTTCGCGAGCGCCAGCTTGACGACGAGGCCTGGAAGGCAGCCCGCAAGACCCTGGCCGATGGAGCCGACGTGGAATTCGACGTGCTGCCCGGCAAGCGGCAGGCCCCGGGTAGGGCCGGGCTGTCGGTGCATGGTCAGGCACGCCTGCTCAGCGAGGAGGATCGCCGGTTCGCCGTGGTCTTCGTCTACGACCACTCCGAATACGCGCGCATGGAGGCGACCCGCCGCGACTTCGTGGCCAACGTGAGCCACGAACTCAAGACGCCGGTGGGCGCAATGTCGGTGCTCGCCGAGGCCCTGCTGTCGTCGGCCGACGACCCGGAAACGGTGCGACGGTTCGGCGAGAAAGTTCTGGTCGAGGCCACCCGGCTGGGCAACATGGTCAGCGAGTTGATCGAGCTGTCCCGGCTGCAGGGCGCCGAGCGCATGCCCGACATGGGCGCTGTCGACGTCGACTCCGTTGTCGCCGAAGCTATTTCGCGCCACAAAGTGGCCGCCGAGAACGCCGACATCGTCGTGCGGACCGATGATGCCAGCGGCCTGCGGATGCACGGCGAGCAGGCCCTGCTGGTCACCGCGCTGGCCAACCTGGTTTCCAATGCCATCGCCTATTCGCCGCGCGGCTCGCTGGTCTCGATCAGCCGGCGGCGGCGCGGCGACAACATCGAGATCGCCGTCACCGACCGCGGCATCGGCATCGACCGCAAAGACCAGGAGCGCGTGTTCGAGCGATTCTTCCGCGCCGACAAGGCCCGTTCCCGGGCCACCGGCGGCACCGGACTCGGGCTGGCCATCGTCAAACATGTCGCCGCCAACCACGGCGGCAGCATCGGGCTATGGAGTCAGCTGGGAACCGGCTCGACGTTCACCCTGTCGATCCCCGCCTACGCCGGCGACGTCGAGCCGACCGAACTGCCACCCGAGCGCGAGTCGCGCCCCATGAAGCCCCTACGGGAGCCCCAACGAGAGGAAGAACTACACCGATGA
- a CDS encoding ROK family protein — protein MRSTTFTSHQHNPLAAARRRGPGRHRVVAPSLQLSDAAASSVFRAVRLRGPIGRDVIAQITSLSIATVNRQVIALLEAGILRERADLAVSGAIGRPRVPVEVNHEPFLTLGIHVGARTTSIVATDLFGRTLDAVETPTPRTAQGPALAALADGAKRYLRRWHRRRALWVGVAIGGTVDASSGHVDHARLGWRDAPVGPVIAETLELPVSVASHVDAMAAAELLLGMRRFGPNSSTSLYVYARETVGYALMIDGRVHSPASGPGTITNLPAHSELLGGSGLLESTVSDEAVLAAARRLRILPTHGGPANGSVTEVLKAARGGNQQAQELLNERARVLGESVALLRDLLNPDDLVVGGQAFTEYPEGMKRVEEAYKARLVLPPRDIRMTAFGNRVQESGAGIVSLAGLYADPLGAMRRAAPPAPVYEVDVETPA, from the coding sequence ATGCGTTCAACGACTTTCACTTCTCATCAGCACAACCCCCTCGCGGCCGCTCGCCGTCGGGGCCCCGGACGGCACCGCGTGGTGGCGCCCTCGCTGCAACTCTCCGACGCTGCCGCGTCATCGGTCTTCCGGGCCGTGCGGCTGCGCGGCCCGATCGGGCGCGACGTCATCGCCCAGATCACGTCGCTGTCGATTGCGACGGTAAACCGCCAGGTCATCGCTCTGCTGGAGGCGGGCATCCTGCGGGAGCGGGCCGACCTGGCCGTCTCCGGCGCGATCGGGCGTCCCCGGGTGCCGGTCGAGGTCAACCACGAGCCGTTCCTGACGCTGGGCATCCATGTCGGCGCCCGGACCACCAGCATCGTCGCTACCGACCTGTTCGGCCGCACGTTGGATGCCGTCGAAACCCCGACTCCGCGGACCGCGCAAGGTCCGGCGCTGGCCGCCTTGGCCGACGGCGCCAAGCGCTACCTGCGGCGCTGGCATCGCCGGCGCGCGCTGTGGGTCGGTGTGGCGATCGGTGGCACGGTCGACGCTTCCAGCGGCCATGTCGACCACGCCCGCCTCGGCTGGCGGGACGCTCCGGTCGGTCCGGTGATCGCCGAGACGTTGGAGCTGCCGGTCTCGGTGGCCTCGCACGTCGACGCGATGGCCGCCGCCGAACTGCTGCTCGGCATGCGACGGTTTGGGCCGAATTCCTCGACCAGCCTGTATGTCTACGCCCGCGAGACTGTCGGTTACGCGCTCATGATCGACGGGCGGGTGCACAGCCCGGCGAGCGGACCGGGCACGATCACCAACCTGCCCGCGCATTCCGAGCTCCTCGGCGGCTCGGGGCTGCTGGAATCGACGGTCAGCGACGAGGCCGTGCTGGCCGCCGCGCGACGGCTGCGCATCTTGCCGACCCACGGCGGCCCCGCGAACGGCAGCGTGACCGAGGTGCTCAAGGCCGCCCGTGGCGGCAACCAGCAGGCCCAGGAGCTGCTCAACGAGCGGGCCCGCGTGCTCGGCGAGTCGGTCGCTCTGCTTCGCGACCTGCTCAACCCCGACGACCTGGTGGTCGGCGGACAGGCCTTCACCGAATACCCCGAGGGCATGAAGCGGGTCGAGGAGGCCTATAAGGCCCGGTTGGTGCTGCCGCCGCGCGACATTCGCATGACCGCGTTCGGCAACCGGGTGCAGGAGTCCGGCGCCGGCATCGTGTCACTGGCCGGGTTGTACGCCGACCCGCTGGGTGCCATGCGACGCGCCGCTCCGCCGGCGCCCGTCTACGAAGTCGACGTCGAGACACCCGCCTGA